One genomic window of Bacillus mycoides includes the following:
- the ytxJ gene encoding bacillithiol system redox-active protein YtxJ: MSMMKIETIEELEALVEKNEPYVLFKHSTTCPISHGAYTEFQAYCGEEREVPAYYLYVQDVRDVSNHVAEQYSIKHESPQVLYIKDGMVVWHTSHWNIKKEALEENVK; encoded by the coding sequence ATGAGTATGATGAAGATTGAAACAATTGAAGAACTTGAAGCGTTAGTAGAAAAGAACGAGCCTTACGTCCTTTTTAAACATAGTACGACATGCCCAATTAGTCACGGTGCATATACAGAGTTTCAAGCATATTGCGGTGAAGAAAGAGAAGTGCCGGCATATTACTTATACGTACAAGATGTGAGAGATGTTTCGAACCATGTTGCAGAGCAGTACAGCATTAAGCATGAATCTCCGCAAGTGCTATACATAAAAGATGGAATGGTAGTATGGCATACATCGCATTGGAATATTAAAAAAGAAGCTTTAGAAGAGAATGTAAAATAG